TTTTTGCGATCTCCGCGGTTCAGACAAGGTCGACATGAAGCCCAGCCGAGGTTTGTCTACGCCGATCAGATCACTGCCAGCTGACGCGATAGCGACACACCTCGTCACCACGGGCGCGGCACTTTTCTTCCACGATTCGTGGGTTCTTGGCGCCGCACAGCTCGAGCGCTCGTTTGTACCAGCCGATCACAGTCAGACAGTCGGCCTTGGAGAATGTCTCGGCCTCGTGAGTGGTGAGAATTCCCTCCCGTTCGTCCGTCTGCTCGTACTCTCGGCGACCGACCTGGTAGTACATGCGGTAGATCTGGGGTGCCTTGGCCAGGAACGCCTGCGGGTCGCCGGGCGCGAGGAATGCCGCGTGTACCGTCGTCAGGTTCGCATCGGCAGAGGCTGCGCCGAGACGTTCGAAGACCTCCGGCCTCCCGCCACCCAGAACCCGGACGATGGCGTCATCGAGACGCCTGCCGATTTCGAAATCGAGCCATGCGACGGGTACGAGGCCCCGCAGCGCCTTCTGGTCTTCCGGATCGAGGCTCTCCATGACCCGATCGAGCCCCTCCGGTCCAAACTGCTGGTCGACGAACGCCAACCTGGACTTGAGGACTGAGCCCTTGACCTTCTGGGTGCCCATGAATCCATTGTAGCCATGCCAGGCTTCGGGCCTTGGTGATGCAGGACAATTCCCGAGGTTTGGGACGAGCCTTTCCGTTCATCTCTTCGACGAATCGGGGAAAACACTCGCTCGGCTGCCGTCACGGAGTTCTCCATCGGTGTGCCCTCGAGCGTGCGACGCGACCGCTACGCCGACCACCACCAACGCCGATCCGAACCAGGTTCGCGGCGTCATGGGTTCGGCCATCAACGCAGCACCGATGAAAAGCGCGACAACCGGAGTCCCGTATCCGATCAACGCGACCTGCCGGACTTCCATATGCTCGAGGAGCCAGAAATACAGGGGGAAGGTGAGGGCGGTGCCGGCGATCGCCATGTAGAGCAGGGCAGCTACCGGTGCCGGGTCGAATGCCACGGCGCGGTGACGTTCGACCAACGCCGCAACCGGACCCATGATCGCTGCAGCCATGACCATCGCGACAGCGTTGAACGCAATCGGGCGCATCCCCGAGCCCCATTTTTTTACCGATACGCTGACAGCAGCTCCAGCCAGCGGCGACAACAGCATCACGACCGACGCCAATCCCACCATCGGTCCGCCCAGAAGATCGAAATCCTCGGCGAAAATGACCGCGATGCCAGCGAATCCGAGTGCAGTTCCGAAGAAGACCGAAACCGTCATCCGCTC
The sequence above is drawn from the Acidobacteriota bacterium genome and encodes:
- a CDS encoding TIGR02265 family protein, which produces MGTQKVKGSVLKSRLAFVDQQFGPEGLDRVMESLDPEDQKALRGLVPVAWLDFEIGRRLDDAIVRVLGGGRPEVFERLGAASADANLTTVHAAFLAPGDPQAFLAKAPQIYRMYYQVGRREYEQTDEREGILTTHEAETFSKADCLTVIGWYKRALELCGAKNPRIVEEKCRARGDEVCRYRVSWQ
- a CDS encoding EamA family transporter, which gives rise to MSAPSPLVKTVALGILILVWGTTWAAITISLRGIPPFTGVALRFAIAASFLIAYAWMKQIPLRPVEPRYRRLTVLHALLTFCVSYGVVFWAEQWVPSGLASVLFATFPLLVAVLAHFVLPEERMTVSVFFGTALGFAGIAVIFAEDFDLLGGPMVGLASVVMLLSPLAGAAVSVSVKKWGSGMRPIAFNAVAMVMAAAIMGPVAALVERHRAVAFDPAPVAALLYMAIAGTALTFPLYFWLLEHMEVRQVALIGYGTPVVALFIGAALMAEPMTPRTWFGSALVVVGVAVASHARGHTDGELRDGSRASVFPDSSKR